One genomic region from Pyxicephalus adspersus chromosome 1, UCB_Pads_2.0, whole genome shotgun sequence encodes:
- the LOC140337817 gene encoding pancreatic secretory granule membrane major glycoprotein GP2-like isoform X2, whose translation MKTFLGLSILFYVLISVSADCGKTCASDEICITNSTNCECNSTSYTKTGDYPFPTIDCNGGNMNIFLSKCWLEINGYNTSNIRLQDPTCLATREIVNDTAQMVFHQPLINKYCDNTIELNDTHVKYGNTLYIFSKQGLITQQNIAMNVSCIFSLTLSVQMNITLRPILG comes from the exons ATGAAGACTTTTCTAGGACTTtctattctgttttatgttttaatctcAG TGTCTGCAGATTGTGGTAAAACGTGTGCCAGTGATGAGATCTGTATCACCAATTCTACTAATTGCGAGTGTAATTCAACTTCCTACACAAAAACAG GTGATTATCCATTTCCAACGATTGACTGCAATGGAGgaaatatgaacatatttttgtCAAAATGCTGGCTGGAAATAAATGGTTACAACACGTCCAATATCAGACTACAAGATCCTACATGTTTAGCTACCAGGGAGATTGTGAATGACACTGCCCAGATGGTTTTTCACCAaccactaataaataaatattgtgacaacACTATAGAA CTAAATGATACCCATGTCAAGTATGGAAATACACTGTACATTTTTAGCAAGCAAGGCCTGATTACACAACAAAATATTGCTATGAATGTTTCCTGCATTTTCTCGCTAACTTTGAGCGTTCAGATGAATATTACACTAAGGCCAATACTTGGGTAA
- the LOC140337817 gene encoding pancreatic secretory granule membrane major glycoprotein GP2-like isoform X1, with protein sequence MGALFMFYIYLYPLGHLFIMKTFLGLSILFYVLISVSADCGKTCASDEICITNSTNCECNSTSYTKTGDYPFPTIDCNGGNMNIFLSKCWLEINGYNTSNIRLQDPTCLATREIVNDTAQMVFHQPLINKYCDNTIELNDTHVKYGNTLYIFSKQGLITQQNIAMNVSCIFSLTLSVQMNITLRPILG encoded by the exons ATGGGTGCCCTATTCATGttctatatctatttatatcCATTAGGTCACCTTTTTATTATGAAGACTTTTCTAGGACTTtctattctgttttatgttttaatctcAG TGTCTGCAGATTGTGGTAAAACGTGTGCCAGTGATGAGATCTGTATCACCAATTCTACTAATTGCGAGTGTAATTCAACTTCCTACACAAAAACAG GTGATTATCCATTTCCAACGATTGACTGCAATGGAGgaaatatgaacatatttttgtCAAAATGCTGGCTGGAAATAAATGGTTACAACACGTCCAATATCAGACTACAAGATCCTACATGTTTAGCTACCAGGGAGATTGTGAATGACACTGCCCAGATGGTTTTTCACCAaccactaataaataaatattgtgacaacACTATAGAA CTAAATGATACCCATGTCAAGTATGGAAATACACTGTACATTTTTAGCAAGCAAGGCCTGATTACACAACAAAATATTGCTATGAATGTTTCCTGCATTTTCTCGCTAACTTTGAGCGTTCAGATGAATATTACACTAAGGCCAATACTTGGGTAA
- the LOC140337831 gene encoding pancreatic secretory granule membrane major glycoprotein GP2-like has protein sequence MVAYKDITFTTLLSDNDPLYVEDTVYISVVIPDLDTNNFKVKVTNMYAFPGEAIFPKYNLLTNGCNPGGLAANQMTTIQNGVNNEARFAMKVFQISGFNSVKITADVVICTDNCATDCSSQGKSADNQADAVTVSISLDAGERYDFSSANSLSVIWTLNTLIFSWIFVMLM, from the exons ATGGTTGCTTATAAAGATATTACATTTACCACTTTGCTCTCAGATAATGACCCATTATATGTGGAAGATACTGTCTATATTTCAGTGGTCATACCAGATCTGGATACTAATAACTTTAAAGTCAAAGTGACCAACATGTATGCCTTTCCTGGAGAAgcaatttttccaaaatataatcTTCTTACCAATGG GTGCAATCCCGGTGGGTTAGCTGCAAACCAAATGACTACTATCCAAAATGGAGTCAACAATGAAGCACGATTTGCAATGAAAGTGTTCCAGATTTCTGGCTTTAACAGTGTAAAGATCACTGCTGATGTTGTTATCTGCACAGATAATTGTGCCACG GATTGCAGCTCTCAAGGCAAATCTGCAGACAATCAAGCTGATGCAGTTACTGTCAGTATCTCTTTAGATGCAG GTGAACGGTATGATTTCAGCTCTGCCAACA GTCTCTCTGTTATTTGGACACTAAATACACTGATCTTCTCATGGATTTTTGTAATGCTGATGTAA